One Brassica napus cultivar Da-Ae chromosome A1, Da-Ae, whole genome shotgun sequence genomic region harbors:
- the LOC106349489 gene encoding probable ubiquitin-conjugating enzyme E2 25, producing MEPEIAHPVASCSATLKTTPPEANGVVNNNNVDSKNKGKAIELEDDDEQLEGSASDCYDTTNNDESYPGSSPLSNSLLDPDSLIYEDDDDYSDQYGYEMEDELEEEEDDGAGDYVSEYQALFDAKEKDIPAGVEVSMDWLPNSEAAKSSGSGKCSRDEHGIKPEAPSSSSKKATVGSGIHSSWNTLPHNSKGVIPNSAYALPMKTQIYNYSAHALKFSSSSSDHLEPQTPDTVMGEAPVPAPAQASSGLVLPVPNHPPWYKGHKMYPSARPRVDEVISAQSCSRVKRNMEDYLGKYLFFKKFDIVEDLGDHEYATQGTTTKQHSKEWMKRIQEEWRILENDLPEMIFVRAYESRMDLMRAVIVGADGTPYHDGLFFFDIYFPDTYPSVPPMVHYQSGGLRINPNLYNCGKVCLSLLGTWSGAPREKWIPNNSTMLQVLVSIQGLILNEKPYFNEPGYERTAGSAGGEAQSKAYSENTFLLSLKTMVYNMRRPPKYFEDFSYGHFFSCAHDVLRACTAYRNGAPVASLVRGKVKEGEESSERCSEKFSQDVGITVDTLLLKEFILLGVLGLEPEEDKPSEIDVAESSNGSPRGGMSSN from the exons ATGGAGCCCGAGATCGCTCACCCCGTCGCTTCTTGCTCCGCAACTCTTAAG ACGACACCTCCAGAAGCTAATGGTGTTGTTAATAACAACAATGTTGATAGTAAGAACAAAGGGAAGGCTATAGAATTGGAAGACGATGATGAGCAACTTGAG ggATCTGCTAGTGATTGTTATGACACAACCAACAACGATGAATCGTACCCTGGTTCCTCTCCATTATCAAATAGCTTGCTAGACCCTGATTCTTTGATCTACGAAGACGACGATGACTACTCTGATCAGTACGGCTATGAGATGGAGGATGagcttgaggaggaggaggatgatggCGCTGGTGATTACGTCTCTGAGTATCAAGCCCTGTTTGATGCTAAGGAGAAGGATATCCCAGCTGGTGTTGAGGTGTCGATGGACTGGCTTCCAAACTCTGAAGCTGCTAAATCAAGTGGAAGCGGCAAGTGTTCTCGTGATGAACATGGGATCAAACCTGAAGCTCCAAGCAGCAGCTCCAAGAAGGCGACAGTGGGAAGTGGAATCCACTCATCTTGGAACACTTTGCCTCACAACTCCAAAGGAGTTATACCGAACTCTGCTTACGCGTTGCCAATGAAAACTCAGATTTACAATTACTCTGCACATGCTTTgaagttttcttcttcttcttccgatcATCTTGAGCCTCAGACTCCTGATACCGTGATGGGGGAGGCTCCTGTTCCTGCTCCAGCTCAGGCTTCTTCTGGTTTAGTGCTTCCGGTGCCGAACCACCCTCCGTGGTACAAAGGGCATAAAATGTATCCTAGTGCTCGGCCTAGAGTGGATGAGGTTATCTCAGCTCAGAGTTGTTCCAGGGTTAAGAGAAACATGGAGGATTATCTTGGCAagtatttgtttttcaaaaagtttgaCATTGTTGAAGATTTGGGGGATCACGAATACGCTACTCAGGGAACAACTACAAAGCAG CATTCCAAAGAATGGATGAAAAGGATTCAAGAAGAGTGGAGAATTCTTGAGAATGATTTGCCAG AGATGATATTTGTCAGAGCTTATGAGTCTAGGATGGACCTTATGAGGGCTGTGATTGTTGGAGCTGATGGAACTCCATACCATGACGGTCTCTTCTTTTTCGATATCTACTTCCCGGATACATACCCTTCTGTGCCACCG ATGGTTCATTACCAGTCTGGTGGGCTAAGAATCAACCCAAATCTGTACAACTGTGGGAAAGTGTGTCTGAGTCTTCTCGGCACTTGGAGTGGTGCACCGAGGGAGAAGTGGATCCCCAACAACTCCACAATGCTACAGGTTCTTGTCTCGATCCAAGGTCTAATCTTGAATGAAAAGCCTTACTTCAACGAGCCTGGCTACGAGAGAACAGCGGGTTCTGCAGGCGGTGAGGCCCAATCTAAAGCTTACAGCGAAAACACATTCTTACTTTCTTTGAAGACGATGGTTTACAACATGAGGAGACCACCCAag TATTTTGAAGACTTTTCGTATGGGCATTTCTTCAGCTGTGCTCACGACGTGTTGAGGGCGTGTACTGCTTATAGAAACGGAGCTCCGGTGGCGTCTTTGGTGAGGGGAAAGGTTAAAGAAGGGGAAGAGAGTAGCGAGAGATGCTCTGAGAAGTTTAGCCAAGATGTGGGTATCACTGTGGACACGCTTCTGTTGAAGGAGTTCATTCTTCTAGGTGTCCTTGGTCTGGAACCTGAAGAAGACAAACCCTCAGAGATTGACGTTGCAGAGAGCAGTAACGGATCACCGAGAGGCGGAATGTCTTCGAATTGA
- the LOC106367925 gene encoding LOW QUALITY PROTEIN: choline transporter protein 1 (The sequence of the model RefSeq protein was modified relative to this genomic sequence to represent the inferred CDS: inserted 2 bases in 2 codons; deleted 6 bases in 4 codons; substituted 1 base at 1 genomic stop codon) — MVAGTSTAEAILRNEKLSIPYKARVSYKADGNGWFRLKMSDWADRNYDYFEFLTPEMRNSSLQLQGLCYPLIFPSVNVYWSCQYIARASNLSLSHWQKMNGVNIQDDMIIDKSIRRSLDSRASVVKRYVADIGKSWPVLIVCGGIVPLFXSVVWLLLIRHFVAAMPWITVVLFNMLLISVTDYLLLLESWMDDAVTPIIGEHDPLFACSQELTHVRGVAILMTFISVIAILTSVAIIHRMILMATSVLKAAAKVIGEVQALIIXPAIPYAMLAIFYMFWLSAALHLFSSGQVVQNNCNNXNLVLKKVICDSCCGYSIRYTPHITIAIFFHRFGCYWDTQFFSESSATVITGSVASYYLAREEASPEIPFLPVFASMKRLARYNLGVCLTRKFANC; from the exons ATGGTGGCGGGAACGTCGACAGCAGAAGCCATTTTAAGAAACGAGAAact TTCAATTCCATATAAAGCCCGAGTAAGCTATAAGGCCGATGGAAATGGTTGGTTTCGTCTCAAGATGAGTGAT TGGGCAGACAGGAATTATGATTACTTTGAG TTTCTTACTCCTGAAATGAGGAACTCATCTCTTCAGCTTCAGGGTCTTTGTTACCCTCTAATCTTCCCTAGCGTGAATG TTTATTGGAGCTGCCAATATATTGCTCGTGCTTCAAACTTATCACTGAGCCACTGGCAGAAGATGAATGGTGTGAACATTCAAGATGACATGATCATAGACAAATCGATTAGAAGGTCATTGGATTCTCGTGCCTCGGTTGTAAAG CGTTATGTTGCTGATATTGGCAAGTCATGGCCAGTATTGATTGTTTGTGGAGGCATTGTCCCGCTCTTCTAATCC GTTGTTTGGCTGCTTCTTATTCGGCATTTTGTTGCTGCCATGCCATGGATAACCGTTGTCCTTTTCAACATGCTTTTAATATCAGTGACTGACTATCTTCTGTTACTTGAAAG CTGGATGGATGATGCTGTAACACCAATTATTGGTGAGCATGACCCATT ATTTGCTTGTTCACAGGAGCTGACTCATGTCCGTGGAGTCGCCATTCTGATGACTTTTATCTCAGTTATAGCTATCCTCACTTCAGTTGCCATCATCCACCGTATG ATTCTCATGGCAACATCAGTCCTCAAG GCAGCTGCTAAAGTAATAGGAGAAGTGCAAGCGCTGATTA TTCCGGCTATACCATACGCAATGCTCGCTATATTCTATATGTTCTGGCTATCGGCGGCTCTCCATCTATTCAGTTCTGGTCAGGTTGTTCAGAACAACTGCAACA ATAATCTCGTCTTAAAGAAAGTGATCTGTGACAGTTGTTGCGGTTACAGCATTCGTTACACTCCTCACATCACCATTGCTATATTCTTCCATCGATTTGGTTGTTACTGGGACACACAGTTCTTCAGTGAATCTTCTGCTACAGTGATTACTGGTTCTGTTGCTTCCTATTACTTGGCTCGAGAGGAAGCATCGCCAGAGATTCCTTTTCTTCCTGTGTTCGCCTCAATGAAGCGGCTTGCACGCTACAACCTAGGAGTCTGTTTGACTAGAAAATTTGCTAATTGCTAA
- the LOC106380693 gene encoding putative nuclear RNA export factor SDE5 translates to MSMVASSSHNDQDSRSLQVLLDAFGSRFSLDDITAAYHEASQNVDVAGEILFAMTEKTTESDQVEKNEATHAKAKVLRPKKSSVSVGSVSSVIGKEYVRTRPVCNARQEASKPVKIDSKDIPETEMWCQESKEAINISRAPTEVEEFIIKMLGEGFQASPELIHQILGVCGYDVKKSTEKLLDLSDTKKLADVGISNELMSKVDSQRQGSTSCNQVELSQGDGARNLTGSQEGGKDNSGLEKEVLEALFSCPERYEEVPKLTRRFREMRGRAAGRPVIKPLEDPFQEGVVTVKQSSHTSKQDEDDENEYKAHRKAVHENLHEMKEYYGAAVEAFSKGETERAQRLVEKGHFFGQKAREADDKSIAKMLEVKEDNVSTYKEDEVVLVNVNELEPREALRLLKLQLKNFTGIPSIKCLRVKLGDNKEDSKCKRRHTAIAKLLEGESIAWSKEDDGLVLMIRIDEIDPEKLSFAKK, encoded by the exons ATGTCAATGGTTGCAAGCTCTTCGCACAACGATCAAGATTCAAGAAGCTTGCAAGTGCTTCTCGATGCTTTCGGCTCTCGTTTCTCTCTAGATGACATTACTGCTGCCTACCACGAAGCTAGTCAGAATGTTGATGTGGCTGGTGAGATTCTCTTTGCCATGACTGAAAAGACTACTGAGAGTGACCAAGTTGAAAAGAATGAAGCAACTCATGCCAAAGCCAAAGTATTGAGGCCAAAAAAGAGTTCTGTATCAGTTGGTAGTGTTTCAAGTGTTATCGGTAAGGAGTATGTTAGAACCAGACCTGTATGTAATGCTCGCCAAGAAGCGAGTAAACCGGTGAAAATAGACTCAAAGGATATACCAGAAACTGAGATGTGGTGTCAAGAAAGCAAGGAGGCAATAAACATAAGCAGGGCTCCAACTGAGGTTGAGGAGTTTATTATTAAGATGCTTGGAGAAGGCTTTCAAGCTAGCCCTGAGCTCATTCACCAGATTCTTG GCGTATGTGGCTATGATGTGAAGAAG AGTACAGAGAAGCTACTTGACTTGTCTGATACCAAGAAGCTTGCTGATGTTGGAATTTCCAATGAACTT atgTCAAAAGTCGATTCTCAAAGACAGGGATCTACATCCTGCAACCAAGTGGAACTTTCTCAGGG TGATGGAGCAAGAAACTTAACAGGTTCACAGGAAGGAGGTAAAGACAACTCTGGTCTTGAAAAGGAGGTTTTAGAAGCTTTGTTCTCGTGTCCAGAAAGATATGAGGAAGTGCCAAAACTAACTCGGCGATTTAGAGAAATGAGAGGAAGAGCTGCTGGTCGTCCTGTTATTAAACCTCTGGAAGacccttttcaagagggagttGTCACTGTGAAACAATCGTCACATACATCTAAACAAG atgaagatgatgaaaatgaataCAAGGCTCATCGTAAAGCAGTGCACGAGAATTTGCATGAGATGAAAGAATACTACGGAGCT GCGGTAGAAGCATTCTCCAAAGGAGAAACCGAGCGAGCACAGAGACTAGTGGAAAAG GGACACTTCTTCGGACAAAAAGCTCGGGAAGCTGATGACAAATCCATAGCAAAGATGCTTGAAGTCAA GGAAGACAATGTTTCCACTTATAAGGAAGATGAGGTAGTATTAGTGAATGTGAATGAGCTCGAACCAAGGGAAGCTCTTCGTCTTCTCAAACTCCAACTTAAAAACTTCACTGGCATTCCAT CTATCAAATGCCTGAGAGTCAAATTAGGTGACAACAAGGAAGATTCCAAATGCAAACGAAGG CATACTGCAATTGCAAAGCTGCTGGAGGGTGAATCCATTGCCTGGTCTAAAGAAGATGATGGCCTCGTGTTGATGATTCGTATTGATGAGATTGACCCTGAGAAATTGAGTTTTGCcaagaaataa